In Helianthus annuus cultivar XRQ/B chromosome 8, HanXRQr2.0-SUNRISE, whole genome shotgun sequence, a single genomic region encodes these proteins:
- the LOC110873770 gene encoding zinc-finger homeodomain protein 2 isoform X2: MHTSSPYTNHHLIRESSSETVDHGSDPDRFPVTGASVTPISVGSKLLNSPMQVPRYKECLKNHAANMGGNITDGCCEFMPSGDDGTLEALKCAACNCHRNFHRKEYPITTPSAGPFLQLPPPSPSPSFHHHHHHRTPHPLSLHHHHHPNWGSSINASPVKMAFGGSFTGGGAATESSSEELNFTTGVVAPPYGVAKKRFRTKFTQDQKDKMLEFAEKVGWRIPRDDDPEVQRFCTEVGVKRQVLKVWMHNNKATSGKKQVQDSIDSIN; the protein is encoded by the coding sequence ATGCACACTTCATCTCCATACACCAACCACCACTTAATAAGAGAATCATCTTCAGAAACTGTGGATCATGGGTCGGATCCAGATCGGTTTCCGGTTACCGGAGCTTCAGTCACACCAATATCAGTCGGATCTAAACTCTTAAACTCACCTATGCAAGTTCCAAGGTACAAAGAATGCCTCAAAAACCATGCTGCCAACATGGGTGGAAACATAACAGATGGATGCTGTGAGTTTATGCCATCAGGTGACGACGGAACCCTAGAAGCACTAAAATGCGCCGCTTGCAACTGCCACCGCAATTTCCACCGCAAAGAATACCCCATCACCACCCCTTCAGCCGGACCTTTCCTCCAACTACCTCCACCGTCCCCATCACCGTcattccaccaccaccaccaccaccgtaccCCCCACCCACTctccctccaccaccaccaccaccctaaCTGGGGTTCTTCCATCAATGCTTCACCGGTCAAAATGGCGTTTGGAGGTAGCTTTACCGGTGGAGGTGCAGCTACTGAATCTTCAAGTGAGGAGCTGAACTTTACCACTGGGGTGGTGGCTCCGCCGTATGGGGTGGCGAAGAAGAGGTTTAGAACAAAGTTTACTCAAGATCAGAAGGATAAGATGCTTGAATTTGCTGAGAAAGTTGGGTGGAGGATCCCTAGAGATGATGATCCTGAAGTTCAAAGGTTTTGTACTGAGGTTGGAGTTAAAAGACAGGTGCTCAAGGTTTGGATGCATAATAATAAAGCCACTTCTGGGAAGAAGCAAGTTCAAGATTCCATTGACAGCATTAACTGA
- the LOC110873770 gene encoding zinc-finger homeodomain protein 2 isoform X1 — protein MALSGSEKEITGMHTSSPYTNHHLIRESSSETVDHGSDPDRFPVTGASVTPISVGSKLLNSPMQVPRYKECLKNHAANMGGNITDGCCEFMPSGDDGTLEALKCAACNCHRNFHRKEYPITTPSAGPFLQLPPPSPSPSFHHHHHHRTPHPLSLHHHHHPNWGSSINASPVKMAFGGSFTGGGAATESSSEELNFTTGVVAPPYGVAKKRFRTKFTQDQKDKMLEFAEKVGWRIPRDDDPEVQRFCTEVGVKRQVLKVWMHNNKATSGKKQVQDSIDSIN, from the coding sequence ATGGCGTTGAGTGGCAGTGAGAAAGAGATAACAGGAATGCACACTTCATCTCCATACACCAACCACCACTTAATAAGAGAATCATCTTCAGAAACTGTGGATCATGGGTCGGATCCAGATCGGTTTCCGGTTACCGGAGCTTCAGTCACACCAATATCAGTCGGATCTAAACTCTTAAACTCACCTATGCAAGTTCCAAGGTACAAAGAATGCCTCAAAAACCATGCTGCCAACATGGGTGGAAACATAACAGATGGATGCTGTGAGTTTATGCCATCAGGTGACGACGGAACCCTAGAAGCACTAAAATGCGCCGCTTGCAACTGCCACCGCAATTTCCACCGCAAAGAATACCCCATCACCACCCCTTCAGCCGGACCTTTCCTCCAACTACCTCCACCGTCCCCATCACCGTcattccaccaccaccaccaccaccgtaccCCCCACCCACTctccctccaccaccaccaccaccctaaCTGGGGTTCTTCCATCAATGCTTCACCGGTCAAAATGGCGTTTGGAGGTAGCTTTACCGGTGGAGGTGCAGCTACTGAATCTTCAAGTGAGGAGCTGAACTTTACCACTGGGGTGGTGGCTCCGCCGTATGGGGTGGCGAAGAAGAGGTTTAGAACAAAGTTTACTCAAGATCAGAAGGATAAGATGCTTGAATTTGCTGAGAAAGTTGGGTGGAGGATCCCTAGAGATGATGATCCTGAAGTTCAAAGGTTTTGTACTGAGGTTGGAGTTAAAAGACAGGTGCTCAAGGTTTGGATGCATAATAATAAAGCCACTTCTGGGAAGAAGCAAGTTCAAGATTCCATTGACAGCATTAACTGA